In Clarias gariepinus isolate MV-2021 ecotype Netherlands chromosome 9, CGAR_prim_01v2, whole genome shotgun sequence, a single window of DNA contains:
- the ccdc124 gene encoding coiled-coil domain-containing protein 124, with amino-acid sequence MPKKFQGENSKSAAARARKAEVKAAADAKKQAELEDALWQESDKHVLKKEQRKDEKEKKRLEALERKRENQRLLDEEDLKLKGKQSQAAPGRVTRAQIKQNLDQEQALKEPEKKEKSHLETPLEENINHFIPEEESARTIEDAIAMLSTKEDLDRHPERRMKAAFAAFEEANLPRLKMENPNMRMSQLKQQLKKEWTKSPENPLNQRFVGYNTK; translated from the exons ATGCCTAAGAAGTTCCAGGGTGAGAACTCGAAGTCGGCGGCGGCGCGAGCTCGGAAAGCCGAGGTGAAAGCTGCAGCGGACGCCAAGAAGCAGGCGGAGCTGGAGGACGCGCTGTGGCAGGAGAGTGACAAACATGTGCTGAAGAAAGAGCAAAGGAAG gatgagAAGGAGAAGAAGCGACTGGAGGCTCtggagaggaagagggagaacCAGCGCCTCCTGGATGAGGAGGATTTAAAGCTGAAGGGCAAACAGAGCCAGGCGGCACCGGGCAGAGTGACACGGGCTCAGATCAAGCAGAACCTCGACCAAGAGCAAGCACTTAAAGAGCCTGAGAAGAAAg AGAAGAGTCATTTGGAGACGCCGCTGGAGGAGAACATTAACCACTTCATTCCTGAGGAAGAATCGGCCCGGACCATCGAGGACGCCATCGCCATGCTCAG CACTAAAGAGGATCTGGACCGCCACCCTGAGCGGAGGATGAAGGCGGCCTTTGCTGCGTTTGAGGAGGCCAACCTGCCCCGTCTGAAGATGGAGAACCCCAACATGCGCATGTCTCAGCTCAAACAGCAGCTAAAGAAAGAGTGGACGAAGTCCCCGGAGAACCCATTAAACCAGCGCTTCGTCGGCTACAACACCAAGTAA